From the Neobacillus sp. PS3-34 genome, the window TCCATTCAAAGGAGAAGGATAATGAGCCTGCATTGCCACAGCTATCTGAAGGAGAACAGGGGAAAACTGCGAGTGTGGAGGTGAAGGAGAGCCAAACTCAGCCGCCTAAACGCTATACTGAGGGACAATTAATCACCTTGATGAAAACGGCTGGAAAACATATAGAAGATAAAGAACTGGAGAAAATTTTAAGCAAAACAGAAGGATTGGGAACAGAAGCCACAAGAGCAGGAATTATAACGATGCTGAAGGATCGTCTTTATATAGAAGTGAATAAGAACCTGGTCTATGCTACCGCAAAAGCAAAGATATTAATTGATGCAATTGGGGAGCAAATACTTGCTTCACCTGAAATGACTGGAAAATGGGAGCAAAAACTAAAGGAAATTTCTGAAGGTACAGCATCACCAAAGCATTTTATGGAGCAGACAAATAAGATGGTTCTTCATCTGATTTCTTCAAGTGTCACTCATTCTGAGGAGTGGGAATTTTCTGAGGAGGTTCGTGAAACCTTTACTCCAGGCAAGAAAAAACAAAAAAGCTTTACTAAGCTTGGTTCGTGCAAAAAATGTGATGGGCAGGTCATTGATAAAGGATCCTTTTATGGATGTAACAATTATAAAAAGAATAAATGCGATTTTACTCTTTCCAAAAAGATACTGGGTAAGGCAATCACCCAAAAAAACATAAAAATGCTGTTGGCTGAAGGTTCTACAGAAACGATAGAAGGCTTTAAAAACAAGGATAAAACCTTTAATGCCAGGCTTGCTTGGGATGAAAAGGAAGGAAAACTCAGCTTTTTATTCGAGGGAAAAAGCAGTGTCCAGGCTGCTGCAAAAAAATAGTACATTGCAGTGGAAAAGCCTTTTTTGAATACTGGAGAAGCAAATGTGGTGACATAGTGCCTTGTCTATCATTCGTTTATATAGTAAACTTTTAATGGCTTATTTTTTACGTTATAGGGGGATACGGATGCCAACGCCTAGCATGGAAGATTACATTGAACAAATATATATTTTGATAGAAGATAAAGGCTACGCAAGGGTATCGGATATTGCTGAAGCGTTATCAGTCCATCCTTCCTCAGTGACTAAGATGGTTCAAAAGCTGGACAAGGACGAATACCTTGTTTATGAAAAGTATCGGGGGCTTGTATTAACCGCTAAAGGTAAAAAAATTGGCAAGCGCCTTGTATACAGGCATGAACTGCTTGAACAGCTTTTAAAAATAATCGGTGTCAAAGATGAAAATATCTACGCGGATGTAGAAGGAATAGAGCATCATCTGAGCTGGGACGCGATTGACAGAATAGGGGATTTGGTGCAATTTTTTGAAGAAGAATCCTCCCGCATTGAAGCGTTAAGAGATATTCAAAAACAAAATGATGAACAATAAATACATTTATTAAAAGCACCTGACATGGTAGTCAGGTGCTTTTAGTATATCTCTGGCATTTGGTCAAAGGACTGATGCATTTCTGGAAGTAAGAAGATATTACCTTCAGCATCCTCGGCTCTCTGTACTCCAGCCAAAATCCCTTCTTCTGCCTCCTGGATAGCTTTTTTGTAAGAAATTATCCGCCCTTCCGATGTTTCAAAACTGATAATGCTGCCTGAGTGATTACGGTGCAGGGCTATCAATTTTTCCATTAACATTACCTCCTTTCATTTAGTTTTACACTAATTCCATATTAATAAACAAAAAGGATTTCAGATTTAAGTACCGAAGTAAGTAATTGTGAGATTAAAGAAAGTGAAATGGGGAAGGAAGATGACATCATTTAATTGGTCGGAAGAATCGCAGAAGCAGTGGAATGAAAGAGCTGAAAGCTGGCACTCTCAAAGCAGTGGGATGTGGGAATCAGGGAGCCGAAAGGAAATCCTGCCTTTTTTAAAAAAGAATATACCCACTCGTTCCAGAATTTGCGATCTGGGATGCGGTGATGGATATGCTTCAAGTAAGCTGGCCAGGGAAGGCTTTCAGGTGACAGGAATCGATGTTTCTGAAGAGATGATTACAAAAGCCCGAAAACAAGCAGAAGGCACGCCAACCGCTTTCATTAGAAGTGATATTTCCAGCATTCCTACTCCAGAAGAAAGCTTTGATGCTGTTATGGCTATAAATTCCCTTGAATGGACTGAAAGCCCACTTTCCGTGTTGGGTGAGATAAAAAGAATCTTAACACCAGAAGGAGTGGCCTGTATCGGCATACTTGCCCTACCGCCATGCCGAGGGTAAACAGTTATCGCAGACTATATGGGGAAAAGGTCATTTGTAATACGATGATGCCCTGGGAATTGGAAAAGCTGGCTGAAGAAAATGGGCTAGTAAAAATTGACGAACTTCCAGTGTATAAACGAGGAGTAGATAGACTCCTGGCTGATAAACTCCCAACTGATTTAAGACAGTCGCTGTCCTTTATGTGGGTTTTTATGTTTAAGATACTTTAGAGAGGGAGAAGTAAAATGAGCCGATATTCGATTAATGAATTCGTAGAACAAACGAAGCAGCAGGACAAAGGGGAAGGCCTATTTGAACTTGAAACAGCAAGGATGCTCGAAATAAATTTGGATGGTCAGATTTGGGCGAAAGCAGGGTCAATGGTTTCCTACCGTGGAAATATAAAATTTGAACGGGAAGGTATTTTTGAGCATGGTCTAGGTAAAATGTTTAAAAAAGCACTGACAGGCGAGGGAACCTCTTTAATGAAAGCTACCGGGAACGGGAAACTATATGTGGCCGACCAAGGTAAGAAAATCTCGATTCTAAATCTGCAAAGTGATTCTATTTTTGTGAATGGCAACGATTTACTTGCATTTGAACCATCAATTAACTGGGATATCAAAATCATGAAAAGAATTGCAGGCTGCTTGCCGGAGGTTTGTTTAATGTTAGATTGGAAGGGTCAGGAATGGCAGCAATTACCTCACATTATGAGCCTTTAACACTGCTAGTCACGCCAAATAATCCGGTTTTTACTGATCCGAATGCTACTGTTGCATGGTCGGGCAATCTGACTCCAGATTTTGTGACAGATATTTCTTTAAAAACATTCCTAGGAAGAGGCAGTGGCGAGTCAATACAAATGAAATTTAGCGGTGAAGGCTTTGTTGTCGTGCAGCCTTTTGAGGAAGTCTATTTTCAGCAACAATCCTAAAATGATTCAGATTTAACGTTTTAAGTTCTGTAAAACAAAAAGCTGTCCCAGCCTTTTATGCAGGACAGCTTACTTATATATATCTTTATTATTCACATACATAATAATTGAGCCAGTTCGAGAACAAAAGAAAACCATGAGAACGCCATATATTTAATGGCGACAAATTTGGATCATTCTTAGGAAAGTAATTTTCAGGGATATGAATGTTAAGACCTTTTTCTACATCTCGCTCGTATTCCCATGCAAGTGTATCTGCATCATATTCTAAATGCCCAGTTATCATAATATTTTTTCCATCTGTGGAGGAGATAATGAGTGCGCCTGCTTTCTCTGAAGAGGCTAGCAGCTTTAGCTGTTGGTGTCTTTCGATTTCATGGATTGAAACGTCGGTATACCGGGAATGTGGCGCGAAAAACATATCGTCAAATCCGCTTAATAGCTTTTCACGTGAATCAAGGAGTGTGTGTGGATACACACCAGAGCATTTTTGGGGCAGCAATGCTTTATCGATTCCATAATGATAATACAGAGCAGCCTGCGCTCCCCAGCATATATGAAGCGTGGAAGTGACGTTCTTTTTTGCCCAATCCATGATTTCCGTCAATTCAGGCCAATAAATGACTTCCTCAAACTCCATTAACTCAACAGGAGCCCCAGTAATAATCATACCGTCAAACCTATTATTTTTAATATCCGCGAAGGTTTTATAGAACAAATCAAGATGATCCCTGCTTGTGTTTTTTGATTCATAAGAATCAGTTTTCAAAAAAGTAATATTGACCTGGTGATGTGTATTTCCTAGCAATCTTAAAAGCTGTGTCTCTGCAGTTTCTTTTATTGGCATAAGATTAAGGATTAGAATGCTAATTGGCCTTTTATTCTGCTGAAAGACTTTATCGTCATCAAGGACTAAAATATTTTCCTTTTCCAGGATTTCTCGCGAAGGTAGTAGCTTTGGTATATTTATAGGCAATGGAATATCTCCTTATAAGAAAATGAATTGATATAATTATAACGATTATATTGTTTCGAAACATAAATTTTGAACAAAAAATTCACAAAACAAGTCTGACTCAGAGTGTTGCTTATTTGGTACAATTGAAAAGGAACGCCAAACTTTGCTAAGGAAATTGGGGGATGGAAATGAACATGAAAACTGAATTTATGTCCGACATTGAGATTGCGCAGAAAGCAACGATGAAGCCCATCAAAGAAATAGCCGAAAAGCTTGGGTTAACAGAAGATGACCTAGAGCTATACGGAAAATATAAAGCAAAGCTATCAACAGAAGCGTTGGCGAAACTAAAAACAAAAGAAAGCGGAAAAGTAATCCTTGTAACTTCAATTAATCCCACTCCGGCTGGAGAAGGGAAATCGACTGTTACAGTAGGTTTAGGTGACGCTTTTACTAAAATCGGGAAAAAAGCTATGATTGCAATGCGCGAACCTTCTTTACGCCAACCATGGGAATAAAGGGAGGAGCCACTGGTGGAGGATTTTCACAGGTTCTGCCTATGGAAGATATCAACCTGCACTTTACAGGTGACCTTCACGCCATTACAACTGCGAATAACGCTCTTGCAGCATTAATTGATAACCACCTGCAGCAGGGAAATGAGCTGCAGATTGACCAGCGCCGGATCGTTTGGAAGCGCGCTGTTGATTTGAACGACCGTGCTTTAAGAAAAGTAATTATCGGACTTGGCGGACCCCTTCAGGGAATACCAAGGGAAGATGGTTTTGATATAACAGTTGCTTCTGAAATTATGGCTGTCTTATGCCTTGCAGAAGATCTTAAGGATTTAAAAATAAGATTGTCCAGGATGGTTGTTGCCTACAATTATCAAAAGGAACCTGTAACAGTCGGGGATTTAGGGGCTGAAGGGGCACTGGCACTCCTGTTAAAGGATGCAGTGAAGCCAAACCTTGTCCAAACGATTGAACATACTCCTGCTCTGATTCACGGCGGACCATTTGCTAATATCGCTCATGGCTGCAATAGTGTAATCGCTACAACTGCAGCATCCAAG encodes:
- the metA gene encoding homoserine O-succinyltransferase, whose product is MPINIPKLLPSREILEKENILVLDDDKVFQQNKRPISILILNLMPIKETAETQLLRLLGNTHHQVNITFLKTDSYESKNTSRDHLDLFYKTFADIKNNRFDGMIITGAPVELMEFEEVIYWPELTEIMDWAKKNVTSTLHICWGAQAALYYHYGIDKALLPQKCSGVYPHTLLDSREKLLSGFDDMFFAPHSRYTDVSIHEIERHQQLKLLASSEKAGALIISSTDGKNIMITGHLEYDADTLAWEYERDVEKGLNIHIPENYFPKNDPNLSPLNIWRSHGFLLFSNWLNYYVCE
- the mntR gene encoding transcriptional regulator MntR codes for the protein MPTPSMEDYIEQIYILIEDKGYARVSDIAEALSVHPSSVTKMVQKLDKDEYLVYEKYRGLVLTAKGKKIGKRLVYRHELLEQLLKIIGVKDENIYADVEGIEHHLSWDAIDRIGDLVQFFEEESSRIEALRDIQKQNDEQ
- a CDS encoding DUF3892 domain-containing protein, giving the protein MEKLIALHRNHSGSIISFETSEGRIISYKKAIQEAEEGILAGVQRAEDAEGNIFLLPEMHQSFDQMPEIY